One Roseomonas gilardii subsp. gilardii genomic region harbors:
- the acpS gene encoding holo-ACP synthase produces the protein MIIGLGNDIVDIRRIEKVLARHGERFVQRVFTEAERRKAESRTEKLRAATYAKRFAAKEAASKALGTGFSHGVFHRDLGVVNLSTGQPTLRLTGGASARLSAITPRGYAAQVSLTMTDEYPYAEAIVIISGIPVALAAGAAGMGGIGAAPHGLP, from the coding sequence CAACGACATCGTGGACATCCGCCGCATCGAGAAGGTGCTGGCGCGGCACGGGGAGCGCTTCGTCCAGCGCGTCTTCACGGAGGCTGAGCGGCGCAAGGCGGAATCGCGCACCGAGAAGCTGCGCGCCGCCACCTATGCCAAGCGCTTCGCGGCCAAGGAGGCGGCGTCCAAGGCGCTGGGCACGGGCTTCAGCCACGGCGTCTTCCACCGCGACCTGGGGGTGGTGAACCTGTCCACCGGGCAGCCGACGCTGCGCCTGACCGGCGGCGCCTCGGCGCGGCTCTCCGCCATCACGCCGCGGGGCTATGCCGCCCAGGTCAGCCTCACCATGACCGACGAATACCCCTATGCCGAGGCGATCGTGATCATCTCCGGCATCCCCGTGGCCCTGGCCGCCGGTGCCGCCGGCATGGGCGGTATCGGCGCCGCGCCGCACGGCCTTCCTTGA
- the lepB gene encoding signal peptidase I, with amino-acid sequence MAKNKAQGGWVESLKTIVYAVIIAVGIRTVAFEPFNIPSGSMIPTLQVGDYLFVSKYAYGYSNASLPFTPDLFSGRVFGRLPARGDVVVFKLPSDGTTDYIKRIVGLPGDRIQMRGGILHVNGQPVKRDFVGPYTVTGDGPTMEAKRYLETLPPSPGAQPRTHSIIEFSDNGQADNTPEYLVPAGHLFAMGDNRDNSQDSRYMNAVGFVPVENLVGRAEFIFFSWDGSAPWWQIWRWPFEVRWSRIFSGIH; translated from the coding sequence ATGGCGAAGAACAAGGCCCAGGGCGGCTGGGTGGAGAGCCTCAAGACCATCGTCTACGCCGTGATCATCGCGGTGGGCATCCGGACGGTGGCCTTCGAGCCCTTCAACATCCCCTCCGGCAGCATGATCCCGACCCTCCAGGTCGGCGACTATCTGTTCGTGTCGAAATACGCCTATGGCTATTCGAACGCGTCCCTGCCCTTCACGCCAGACCTCTTCTCCGGGCGCGTCTTCGGCCGCCTGCCGGCGCGTGGCGACGTGGTGGTGTTCAAGCTGCCCTCCGACGGCACGACGGACTACATCAAGCGCATCGTCGGCCTGCCCGGCGACCGCATCCAGATGCGCGGCGGCATCCTCCACGTGAACGGCCAGCCGGTGAAGCGGGACTTCGTCGGCCCCTATACCGTGACGGGCGACGGGCCGACGATGGAGGCAAAGCGCTATCTGGAGACGCTGCCGCCCAGCCCCGGCGCCCAGCCCCGGACGCACAGCATCATCGAGTTCTCGGATAACGGGCAGGCGGACAACACGCCGGAATACCTCGTCCCGGCCGGGCATCTCTTCGCCATGGGCGACAACCGGGACAACAGCCAGGACAGCCGCTACATGAACGCGGTCGGCTTCGTGCCGGTGGAGAACCTGGTGGGCCGCGCCGAGTTCATCTTCTTCTCCTGGGACGGCTCCGCGCCCTGGTGGCAGATCTGGCGCTGGCCCTTCGAGGTCCGCTGGAGCCGGATCTTCTCAGGGATTCACTGA
- the rnc gene encoding ribonuclease III, with product MSDFADRLGHRFANPALLSQALTHRSAADPRRRQLDSNERLEFLGDRVLALAIAEWLAERFPQEREGELGKRLAVLVAADTLAKVGEGIGLSEALRIPPAEGRTGLRQRATVLADATEALIGALYLDGGLEAAQRFVRRYWAELIAADPTPPMSAKSRLQEWTLGRGLGLPVYRMASTTGPSHAPVFVIEVQAQGRTAEGKGDTKRAAEQAAAEAWLSGLPPEAGSEPEKKNHD from the coding sequence GTGAGTGACTTCGCCGACCGCCTGGGGCACCGCTTCGCCAATCCGGCCCTGCTGTCCCAGGCCCTGACCCACCGCTCGGCCGCCGATCCGCGCCGCCGTCAGCTCGACAGCAACGAGCGCCTGGAATTCCTGGGCGACCGCGTGCTCGCGCTCGCCATCGCCGAATGGCTGGCCGAACGCTTCCCGCAGGAGCGGGAGGGCGAACTGGGCAAGCGCCTCGCCGTGCTGGTGGCGGCCGATACGCTGGCCAAGGTCGGGGAGGGGATCGGCCTGTCCGAGGCCCTGCGCATCCCACCGGCCGAGGGCCGCACCGGGCTGCGCCAGCGCGCCACCGTCCTGGCCGATGCCACGGAGGCGCTGATCGGGGCGCTGTATCTCGATGGCGGGCTGGAGGCGGCGCAGCGCTTCGTCCGCCGCTACTGGGCCGAGCTGATCGCGGCCGATCCGACCCCGCCCATGTCGGCCAAGAGCCGCCTGCAGGAATGGACGCTGGGCCGCGGGCTGGGCCTGCCGGTCTACCGGATGGCCTCCACCACCGGCCCCTCCCACGCACCTGTCTTCGTGATCGAGGTGCAGGCGCAGGGCCGTACCGCCGAGGGCAAGGGCGACACCAAGCGCGCCGCCGAACAGGCCGCCGCCGAAGCCTGGCTGTCCGGGCTGCCCCCGGAGGCGGGGTCCGAGCCCGAGAAGAAGAATCATGACTGA
- the era gene encoding GTPase Era, with amino-acid sequence MTDSGAGTPEDSLPADGPPDGPPAAGGAETPSGQAPSGQAQAAGPTRAGIVAVLGAPNAGKSTLVNRLTGAKVTIVSPKPQTTRFRVRAVLMHGRSQVVLTDTPGIFRPKRRLDRAMVAAAWTGAQDADMALLVVDARAGLTEAVQAIVTRLKRGSPTLWLVLNKTDLLDTKRLLPLTAALNEQLTFAETFMVSAETGDGLERLTAKLAEAMPEGPWLFPEDELSDLNERMLAAEIVREQILRQTHEEVPHHATVETESWQERRDGSVRVDCTIYVGRASQKAILIGDGGARIKEIGRRAREELTRLLERRVHLFLNVKERPGWDEERARLRAIGLHEEEG; translated from the coding sequence ATGACTGACAGCGGGGCGGGCACGCCCGAGGATTCCCTGCCGGCCGATGGGCCGCCCGATGGGCCACCGGCCGCTGGCGGGGCGGAGACGCCTTCCGGGCAGGCCCCTTCCGGACAGGCACAGGCCGCCGGGCCGACCCGGGCGGGCATCGTCGCCGTGCTGGGCGCGCCCAATGCGGGCAAGTCCACGCTGGTGAACCGGCTGACCGGCGCCAAGGTCACCATCGTCTCGCCCAAGCCGCAGACCACGCGCTTCCGGGTGCGGGCGGTGCTGATGCATGGCCGCTCCCAGGTCGTGCTGACGGACACGCCGGGCATCTTCCGCCCCAAGCGCCGCCTCGACCGCGCCATGGTCGCCGCCGCCTGGACGGGCGCGCAGGATGCCGACATGGCGCTGCTGGTGGTGGATGCGCGGGCCGGGCTGACCGAGGCGGTGCAGGCCATCGTCACCCGGCTGAAGCGCGGCTCCCCGACGCTCTGGCTGGTGCTGAACAAGACCGACCTGCTGGACACCAAGCGGCTGCTGCCGCTGACCGCCGCCCTGAACGAGCAGCTCACCTTCGCCGAGACCTTCATGGTCAGCGCCGAGACCGGGGACGGGCTGGAACGGCTGACCGCGAAGCTGGCCGAGGCCATGCCGGAGGGGCCCTGGCTCTTCCCGGAGGACGAGCTCTCCGATCTCAACGAGCGGATGCTGGCGGCTGAGATCGTGCGCGAGCAGATCCTGCGCCAGACGCATGAGGAAGTGCCGCACCACGCCACGGTGGAGACCGAGAGCTGGCAGGAGCGGCGTGACGGCAGCGTGCGGGTGGACTGCACCATCTATGTCGGCCGGGCCAGCCAGAAGGCGATCCTGATCGGCGATGGCGGAGCGCGCATCAAGGAGATCGGCCGCCGGGCGCGGGAGGAGCTAACCCGCCTGCTGGAGCGCCGTGTCCATCTCTTCCTGAACGTCAAGGAGCGCCCGGGCTGGGACGAGGAGCGCGCCCGGCTGCGCGCCATCGGCCTGCACGAGGAAGAGGGCTAG
- the recO gene encoding DNA repair protein RecO, with protein sequence MEWQAPAIVLDARPYGEGGAVAVVLTEAHGRHGGMVHGGTSRGQAAVWQAGNLIEARWRARLADQLGNLSGELVHPTAALAMEDPLALALLSAACAVAGEALPEREAHPRLFRGLLPILARLGTQPAATAELLPDYIRWELMLLTDLGYGLDLSRCAQTGVAEGLTHVSPRTGRAVCAEVAEPYRDRLLPLPAFLRDPAAASGPEDWVAGLRLTGHFLARDAFGTRHRPVPAAREMLHDRVSALAAPPELSPEPPSEVPPGDVSA encoded by the coding sequence ATCGAGTGGCAGGCCCCGGCCATCGTCCTCGATGCCCGCCCCTATGGCGAGGGCGGGGCGGTGGCGGTGGTGCTGACCGAGGCGCATGGGCGCCATGGCGGCATGGTCCATGGCGGAACCTCCCGCGGGCAGGCGGCGGTCTGGCAGGCCGGCAACCTGATCGAGGCACGCTGGCGGGCCCGGCTGGCCGACCAGCTCGGCAACCTGAGCGGGGAGCTGGTGCATCCCACCGCCGCCCTGGCGATGGAGGACCCGCTGGCCCTCGCGCTGCTCTCCGCCGCCTGTGCCGTGGCCGGGGAGGCGCTGCCGGAGCGGGAAGCGCATCCGCGCCTGTTCCGGGGGCTGCTGCCCATCCTGGCGCGGCTCGGCACGCAGCCGGCGGCGACGGCGGAGCTGCTGCCCGACTATATCCGCTGGGAGCTGATGCTGCTGACCGACCTGGGCTATGGGCTCGACCTTTCCCGCTGCGCCCAGACCGGGGTGGCCGAGGGGCTGACCCATGTCTCCCCCCGCACCGGCCGGGCCGTCTGCGCGGAGGTGGCGGAACCCTACCGCGACCGCCTCCTGCCGCTGCCGGCCTTCCTGCGCGATCCGGCCGCCGCCTCGGGGCCGGAGGACTGGGTGGCCGGGCTGCGGCTCACCGGGCATTTCCTGGCCCGCGACGCCTTCGGCACACGGCACCGGCCGGTCCCCGCGGCGCGGGAGATGCTCCATGACCGGGTCTCCGCCCTGGCCGCGCCCCCGGAGCTGTCCCCGGAGCCGCCGTCGGAGGTTCCCCCCGGCGATGTTTCGGCGTAG